TCCAAAATAAAAAAGAGTCCATAGAATAGACTCTTAAAATCGAGAATTAATTTACCTGTAACTCTTTCACTTTTCTATAAAATGTTATCTTTTTATCCCCTGTCGTAGTCAATGATTCTCATTATGAGCATCAAAAAGCATTAGATATGCAATAAACTCAGGTGTTTCTTGATTAACATGAGATGTGTCGATTCCACGTTCGATATTCATATCAACTTTTAGTTCTTCGCAATTGGAGGTTATTGCATTTAACTGGGATTCAATAATGACAAGTATTCTTTCATTATCAGATCTAATCCTCATATGATTGTAGTAATGATCACTTTTTTCATTTCTTACTACTTCATACGAAATGAAATTTAAGTTATCCAAGTTAGGGTCGTTTATGTGTGCATTAATATAGTTAAAAATTGTCATTTTTAAGAAAATAGCTTCGGATTCTGATAATTCTGTTTCGGCAATATCTAATTTTTTTTGAAATGCGGAGATAACGTCATTAACTGATTGTAACGGTCGAATCTCATGGGAATATTGCTGCTTCAAATATGCATTGTAATCATCATGATCCACGTAATCACCTCATAAAAAAAAGAAATGAAAGATGCTCTAGAGAACATCTCGATATTATTACTATAGCGTATAATCGCATAGGGTACTTTAACTATACCAACAGTTACTTCTGATCTGTACCTTAGTTTCTTTAATTGAGCTTCTTGAATAAGCCATGATGTTTGCTGTGAATCAATAAGTATAAAGGTTTTTTGAATTGGCCATTGTCCAATAATATTCGAGAAACTCAACCAACCGGAGCTTGGTAAATATCCCATTAGACCAGAATCTGAGATTCATACTTCTGTTTCGCTTGTTGGTATATTTGCAGTGCCAAGATAAAGATTGTAAGCATTAGATACTACGTCAAAATTATAAGTTTTTGCTGGAAATGATTTATACCGTACGATTAAACACTGAACTGTTCATGATATCCATTTTACTAAACTTTATAGCATTAGCAGGCTTTGTCCCAACATAAGCTAAGTATACATAAACTCGAGAAGATCCAGAAGATGCTCTTATAAAAACTGGTGTAATCGTGGTTATATCTAAAGGGATGTCTCAATTAAAGAGACATCCCTTTTGTTTATTACTCACCAAATTTGTGAATTTAAAATAACAGTGTACCGTTATAAAAAAAATGTGTGTACAGTTATGTGTAAAGTCGTACGTATTTTAAAGTTTAACTGTTTTAGAATGGGTTTTTAATAAAATTGCACAGTTTTACCTTTTTGCGTATGATTTCACAGGTCGAAAACTGTTTAGGGACAATAAGTTGTTCGGTTAGGAGGAAAAGTTTGTTGAATAAGCTTTTGGACAAGGATGTTTCGTATCGGAATCGGAGAATATGTATATTAAAGGGATTTTAAGGATGATAGGCGAATATTGATTTTTATAAAAGAAATGTTAGGGGGAGTAGAAATATGCAAAAGGTAGTTGAAGGAATTAATCATTATATAAAATGGTTACCTGAAGAGTATAACTCAATGTCTGAAAAGGAAATTTCTGCTCGACCATTACCAAATAAATGGTCTAAAAAAGAGATTTTAGGACATCTCTGTGACTCTGCGATAAACAATATGGAAAGGTTTATAAAAATTCAATATGAAGAAACCGTGTATGTTATCCAATCATATAATCAAGACCAATGGGTAATGGCTCAGAATTATCAAGGTCGACCACTTGATGAAATAGTAAACCTTTTTCAAACATTAAATCAGCAAATTGTTAATATAGTTAAAAATATTCCTAACGAAAAGCTATCCTCCCTTTGTGACATAGGAAATAATCAACAGAAGACACTAGGGTGGCTTATACAAGATTATTTTGATCATATGGAACACCATATTCACAATCAAATTATAACTAAAAATGACGACATATAATTTAGTTCTTATTTAAGAAAAAGACGCTATTGTTGAATAACAGGTTACTGCAATTCATCTTATTAGAAAAAAAGAATAGTAAGGAGTTAGTAAGTTATGTCCAAAAATATTTTATGGATAATATTAATAATGTCTCTGTTATCAGGCTGCATGGGTACACCTAAAACGAATGTAGAAATTGAATGGTCTGACACTATTATGTGGGATGGAATTAAATATAACCATATGAATAAGGACGAAAATAATGTAACAGAGAAAGAATTAGGAGAAAAATTAGGAGAAATTAAATTTTCAGTTGTAGGAAGCAAAGAAGAAGATAATTCAAATTATCAGTTAAAAGATAAAGAAGCTACTAAAGTTGCCAAAGGAACAGAAGTATATTTATTAAAGGGTGTAAAATTAAAAGAAAAAATCGTTGTAAATCATAAAATCTATATAGCCGAATAATGATTAGTATTTTATGAACAATAAAGAGATAGATTGCTACTTTATTATTACAGGTAGTAAGGAATAGAAAGCTATACGGCTGAATTACTTTTAAATGGAAAGAGGGAGTTACTAAAAAACGACTTAGAAGGGCCTATAGATGCTAGACACTGAATTGGATTAAATGATTGTTCCAAGTTGTTCATATTTTTATGGATTTTTGAAATAATTCTTATAAAATAAAAAGCTCTCGACAATCATTAGGTACTGTAAGGGCTTTTGCCTATTTTCTAATATTAATTTAATCTAACTCGTTTTTCGACTTTTCTACCCTTGTTATGTCCTCCACCCTTTGGATCTGCAGTCTAAGGTAATGTTTTTGCCTCCAACTCACTTCAAGCGTATTTACACCGTTTGTTAGCAATTGATGGGCTTCCCAATAGAAACTATAATGCTTGAAGAGTTGGTCATCCAAGATGAAATGGGTTATTTGCCTTGAATTTTAAAAAAATTGACTTTCAAGTTACTATTAGGTATATACTTTCTTTTGTAATGAATTACAGGAGGAATGATACAAGTGGTTGAAACACATGAAGGTTTAAAAAATCAACCAGTTAAAAAAGTATTTATAAATTATTTTTTTCCATCGTTATTTGGGTTGATGCTAATGTCGGTGAATATCCTGGCTGATGGTGTGTTTATCGGTAACGGAGTGGGATCAGATGGGCTTGCTGGTGTAAACCTTGCTATTCCGTTGTTCTCACTTATTTTCTCGATTTCCTTGTGGATTGGCATTGGTGGGGGAACGATGTATTCGGTGAATATTGGAGAAGGGGAAGTGGCGAAGGCAAGGAGTGTATTTTCGCTAGCCACAACTAGTTTAATGGCTCTGATATTAATTACAGGTGTCATCGGATACTTTAATGTTAAAGAAATTGCGTATTTGTTGGGAGCTAATGCTGATACTCTCTCTTTTACGGTCGAATACTTAGAGGTATTGTTTCTGCTTGGTTGGATCATAGCTTTACAGCAGTTAATTAGTATCTTTGTCCGCAATGATGGCAGTCCTACTTTATCAATGGTTGCCCTCGGCATGACTGCAATTGTTAATATTGGCTTAAATTATTATATGATATTTATTTTAGAGCTAGGGGTGTTCGGTGCTGCGCTTGCCACTGTCCTTGCAAGCTTAATTGGTTTAATTGTGCTCTTGCTCCATTTTTTCAAGAAGTACACGAATTTACGTAAGCTCTCGTTCCAGTGGTCATGGAAAATGTTGAGAAGAATTTTCCTAATTGGATTTCCAAGTTTTTTTTCTGAAGCAGGTACGCTTGTTTTTATGGCTGGTTACAATTTAACGATTGTAGGTTTACTTGGAACGGACGGAGTGGCTGCTTTCTCAGTCGTTAACTATTTGCACGGCTTCTTGTTCCTATCATTTTTTGGAATTGAGTCGGCACTTCAGCCAATGATTAGTTATTATCATGGTGCAAAAGAAAAAGGACGTATAATAGAGAGTTTGAAGATTGGTGAGAAGGCTTCCTTCACCTTAGGGTTGTTTCTGCTTATTGTCGGATTTGTTACTGCTCCTATCCTGGTTTCGCTCTTCGGTTTAGAATCCGAAGAGGTCCGCAAACTTGCAATTCAGGGAATACGCTTGTTTTTCATTGGGTATGTATTTCTTGGTTTTAATTTTGTCTATATGACATATTTTCAATCGATAGGTGAGATTCGCAAATCTACAATTATAATCTTTTTACGCAGTTTCTTCTTTCTATTGCTTCTACTGTGGCTATTACCAAAACTCATCGGCATAGCAGGTGTCTGGCTTGCAGTACCACTGGCGGAAATACTCGTTGCACTACTGCTTGTCTTTTTTACGAGAAAGCACGTAATGATGCAAACTGGACAAAGAAATTCCTCTGTTTAAGCGCTGTTAAAGCTAATAGTTATTGGAAGTATGCAATGTTAAGAATTAATTGGGAATTAAAAGCAAGATTTAATTGTTTTTCAATAAAGTCGCACTGTTTAACCCCTTTAGATATGTTATCTAAAGGGGATTTCCGTTAAACTTGTGTATTAATACAAGTCTAGTAATCTCATTCGAAAAATTCTTTTACTTGTTGGTACATATAATTTTTATTTAACCAGAGGGCTTGCTTGACCATATAATTATCTGTCAAAATATCTTTCATATCCTCAGGTCTATTCTGCCAAATTGCAGGAGAGGGTAGTAAATCTGAATTTATACTTTCATGATAATCCGACTCCCCAGCTGAAGGTCGAATGTGAAGTATCTGAGGACCACTCACTTGGCTCGGCAGGTTGTTCTCTATTTCGTAACCTTTCTTATTTTTGGCACTTATCTTTACACATTTAAACGTTAACTCGACACCACTAATGAGAGCTTGTTTAATTAATTCCCATGTTTTTTTTACTGTACCCATGAGTTCGTTTTCTGGCATATACCAAAACTTTGCACCTTTAAATATCTCCCCTTCTGGTGTTTTCTCGTAAACGACTAATAAGAATTTTGTTGTGGAAAGATAGTCATACACTCGAGTATCTTCCCAATCAAGGGTACTAATATCTTTAATAAAGCTAACATCCGATCCAAGTTTAAAGCCTTGAGTTGTGAGTCTTCTTTCGGATGCTTTCTTTCTCTGATTTGATGCTACGGTAATTATTTTTACAGCAATTCCAGCTTTCTTAAACTCATCTGTTTTTTCTAAATCACCTTTTAGATTAAACATCTTCTGTGCAATTAGCCGTGAACTTGCTTTGTCATTCTTTTTTTTAATTCTAACATCAAATTTTTCTGCTAAGCTTTTTTTATCCATATTGTAGAACGGTTTAAACTGATCAAGAATGATTTGTTCAAACGTTTTGTGTTTTAACTCGGATAAATTTTTTATGACATGCTCTTCAGTATCAAATTGTTTAGCATCAATTTTTTTATGTAATTCAGGATAGTCACTTTGATAAGAAGCGTAAGTTATTGAACTCTTTAATTCTCCCTGTACAATTCGCTTCGTAATTTCCTTCATATACGTTGGCCTTAAAGAAAAAGCTCGTCTATGTGCTTTCTTATCACTAAACGGTTGTGTTGTTTGGTTCTCTGCAGTTTTACTTCCTTTGGTCACTGCCCCAAGGTATTGTGTCATACCTTCGGAAATGTCCTCAGCCCTCCCCTGTCGAATCATATTCATTATAATGTTCCAATCATTCTCAATGATTGCCCAATCATCGTCTAATAAGTCTTTCAAATTAAAAAGAATAGAGTGGGTTATTAAGAAATCTGGGTAGGTTGGGTATTCCTTTCCTTCGAATTGTAAATAATCAACTGGATTATATTTATACAACATTAGTTCTACAAGCTTTGACTTTTTTAAAAAGGAAGAATTCTGGAAATCCCTCTTGTGTTCTTCATTAAAATCAAAAATGTTAAGAACTAGTCTTTCTTTGGCACCCCAAGAATTTTCGGTTCTGAAAAATTTAAGCCCAGCACATTTGAGTTCTACACCTAGATTATTGAAATCAGCCTCAGGTCGACTGTTATTCGCTAGCCCGAACCAATCTTTTTCAATTGCATTTCCAAGCCAACCTTTATTTCTTGGACTAGCATACCACTTATCGACATTCTCCTGTGTGACAAGCTCCTTTATCATTTTACCAACGGCAGCTTCACCACGTTCTTTTACCTCTCGAATTGTTTTATATTCTCTATCCATCGTTATCTCCCTAATAGAAAATTCTAATTTTTTGTTCAAATTAATTATAAATTACCTTCAATTTTTTGTCTGTATAGGTTATAACAAACCAATAAAACAATGAAGCATTCCAGGAGGGAGCAAAAAGTATGATTATACTACGTTTGAATGAAATTATTAAAGAGAGAAAATGCGCCAAAAGGATTTAGAAAAGCTAGTGTGCCTCGTGAAAGTTCTATTAGTGATATGGTTTGGGGCATCCGTACTACAGTGAATTTAGAACAATCCCAGAAGGTAAAGGACGGTTTGGAAATTACCAATTATAAAGAAACTTTTGAGAAAGTTGAGTAAAAAGTGAAAGTCTAAGTATAAAGTATTTTCAATGTTTGACGGGGTTAGAGGCTTCCTAGTAGGTCTTGATAATGCTAACTTAACAATCAAAGAACTGTTTTTTGAAATAACAAACACAAATCAATTTGAACCATCCATAAATTACTAGATGCCTTTGAAGTAGAGGCTGTAATTATCCGCATGTTCAACACAGTAATGATGATATTATGCAGGTCTCAAATAAAATTTCGAGGAAATGAAAGCATAAGTTGTTTTCTCTACCAATTTTATATTCATAGTAATTAGTTTCTCCTTTTTAAGTAAAACACAAAATATAATTCTGTTTAATTATAGGTCGTACACCTTTATATTTTGTCCTGCTCGATTATGACTGCCATTAGTCAATTAACCCAATATGAATACACTAATAAATATCCCGAACACAATCCATACGCTAAGTTGTTTATCAATTCTTTTATTAAGAAATTCAAAATATGCTTCAGCTTTTCTTAAAATATAGTTGAGAAATAAACAGATTAGAATAATACCTGAGAATTCAAGCCAATTTTCATTATTAAATAATGGCACAATAAAATTAATATACAATCCAAAAAATAGTAAACCGACCAATAAGCTTAAAATAGTTAATACTCTCATTTACTCCATCCTTTCTTGTACAAATTATATTACTCTCCTATTTATAACACTCAATTTACACTGCTAAAAGCATCAGCAATTTTATATCTTTTATTTTGGGTCACAGCTACTTTCTAGTAAGAGATGTGTGCCCTATTCATTTTATCTATCTTTACCATTGTTGCTTAAATGGTTAGGGAAACGTTGAAGGTCCTTCTTTGCCATGTTGATGCTTCCTACATCCCAGTGAAAATTTAATAAAGTCTACTTAGTGTTAACCTATCAGTTGACTGAGAAAAGGGATTATAATTTAGTACCAATAGAAAATGTATTGAATTATTGAACCTTTAAACATTTAATATTTCCCATCATTTTTCAGAATCAATTAATAGTATATTAAGAAAATTGACAGAGATTATTAACTTCTCTTACGTACTATTAAATGGTGAAAGTGATAAATCCTTACGATGATCATTCAACCATAGTAGAAGTTATTAAAGAAGGGAAATTTTGTAGTTTATATGAGATGTCAGTCTTTTTTATTGTGTAGAAGGTTGGGAGCAAAAAGCTTTTATAGATGATTTCCATAAATAGATCTTCATAATGTACCCTCCTATTAATTACCCACTATTGTGTATTGACCAAAAATAACTGAATAATGGTTAATCCACATAAATCATTAATAGCCTAGACTATTCAAAACGATAGAGTGAGGAGGAGCTGTTAGCAAAAGGAGAAGCTCAAAATAAAATGTTTCACAGTCTGTTTCTCTTACTTAGATTTGAAAGGTATGACTTATAACAATCTTAGGTATTGTACAGCTGGACGAAGGTTAATGGTACATACTTGAAAAAATGACAGTGGGAAACTAGAGGAAACAACTTATTTACTGAACAGGAGAATGCTTGTAGAAAGAGATGATGATGTTGCAGGGGTAATATGATGAAATTCATTTTCTATTAGGCGTTGTACATTAAGCAATTGTTCGATGAATTATTAGCGTATGCTGATAAAAAAATGTAAATAAAACTAAACTAATCTCATTTTTTTCACTTTATTAACTTCATTTAATTTACGGCTGTTTTCATTTTCGATAGGGAATAATTCTTCACTTCATCATGGAGTGTGAAAGAAATGGTTTCTTATACCATTTATAGTAGCATTCTATAAAATAAAATCAAAAAATTATCTTTTTAAATGATCAATAAAGGAGAGAAAAAAATGAAGCTTAAAAAAGTGCTATCTGCTTCACTTATTGCTGGAATGTTATCTACTTATTATTCACCTTCAACACAAGCAGAATCTTTTGAGTTTATTTCTGAGCAAGAAAGTAACAACGTAATTGAAAATGCGAATATTGTTACCATTAAGCCATCGTATGATGATGATCAAAATGTAACCAAATTTACAGGAGCGTTGTCTTCCCACGACGATGTAGATTGGGTAAAAGTAGTTTTTCCAGATCAACCTGGTTCTAAAAATATAGGAACCTACAATGGCATCGCAGATAAGGTAGGGGATGGTGAATTTGACTTTATTAAATTAGAAGTCTATTACGAAGAAAACGGACAGCTGGTGAAGTTCGATGAACATACTCAATATGAAGATTTGCCAAATGTTGTATATTTACGCCAGAGTTTCTTAACTCCGAAACGGTATATTAATGAAAGGTTTATTAATGTAAAATATGCGGTTCCTTTAAAATTCGATGCAAACGCTCTAAGTAATCCTTCAGATGATTTAATTGACACGGATGTATCAGAAGAGAATGAAGCGGGAGTAGAGAGTGAAACAGCAGAAGAGAATGAGGTGGCAGTAGAGAGCGAAGCACCAGAAGAGAATGAAGCACCAGAAGAGAATGAAGCGGAAGTAGAGAGTGAAGTATCAGTAGAGAATGAAGTGGCATTAGAGAGTGAGGCGTCAGTTCGTTCAGATGGACCAATTACCATTTTTTCTGAACAAGAAAGTAACAACGTTATAGAAAATGCAAATACCATTACAGTTAACCCATTGTATGGAGGTGCTGAAGCTGGAAATATCACTAAATTTACTGGAGCGCTGTCTTCCCATGACGACGTAGACTGGGTAAAAGTAGTTTTTCCAGATAAACCTGGATCTAAAAATATAGGGGCATACAATGGCATCGCAGATAAGGTAGGAGATGGTGAATTTGACTTTGTTAAATTAGATATTTATTACGAAAAAAATGGTCAACTTGTGAGGTTCGACGAAAATACGGAGGACTCACCGAATATTGTGTATTTACGTCAAAGCTTCCTATCTTCGAATTCATTTATTAATGCTAGATTTATAAATGTAAACTATACATTCCCATTAACATTTATTGAAGATCTACATGAATCGAATAATTATATTGGTTCTACAGTTCAAGAATCAGAATTTGCTGTTATTCCATCTGGAGAAAAAGTACGTTCAACATGGACAAGTCAATTTGATCATTACGATAATTTTGCTATAACAGACGGCGCGCCAGACGGTATATTATCTTTTGAAGTTGGTTACTCGAATCATGACTTTAATTCTTGGAAAAACACTAATAGAGCGGTTTTCTATACTGTTTATGCTGTAAAAACAGATGGTTCACTTGAGAGAGTTTTTGCTACTCTGACTGCAGGTATTCCAAATCAAGTTTATAAATATTCTTTAAATGTAAACAATCCAGAGTACACAGGCACGTATATTTTAGAATTAACAAATACCATTGATTCAAATAGTGAATACACAGTTAAAATGTCCTTTCAGAATAAGTAAAAGAGATATAGTTTCGTTTCCCCTTTGGTTCTAGTTGGCCGAAGGGGTGTTCTAATACCTGAAGGACTTCACACGTTAAAAGTAGTATAGGATACAACCACTATACACACAAAGTACGGAGCTTGAAAACTATGTATATTCGCGGATATTTATTTATTGAGCTACAAAAAGCCAACTCCCAAAAAATAAGGAAGTTGGCTTTCATTATAGTGTTCAACTGAGGGGTGTTTCAAGAATGTATACATAATTAAAAGAAAAAAATTAAGAATCATTTGTACCTAGCTTCCCAGATACTTTAGATCCACCCTTTTGATTGCTACGGAACCAAAATAAAAAGGGGATGAGTAGTAGTGATAAAATGCCTCCGGTCAAGGAAAGTGTTGTATAACTGGAATGTGCTACAACCATACCAGATAGTGCTCCTCCAGATGCACCAGCCAAAGCAATCAAGACATCAACAGATCCTTGCGTCTTAGCTCGTGTAGAAAGGTCTGTCGAATCGATGATGAGTGCTGTTCCACTAATTAAACCAAAATTCCAGCCAAGTCCGAGCAATGAAAGAGCAATAATGAGGCCTATTAGTGAATCAGCAGGTGCGACTGCCGCGAGACCGCCAGCAGCGAGTAAAGTAGCACCTGCAGCAACGGCCATTCCGATACGCCCAATTTTATCGACAAGAATTCCTGTGA
The DNA window shown above is from Bacillus spongiae and carries:
- a CDS encoding DinB family protein; this encodes MQKVVEGINHYIKWLPEEYNSMSEKEISARPLPNKWSKKEILGHLCDSAINNMERFIKIQYEETVYVIQSYNQDQWVMAQNYQGRPLDEIVNLFQTLNQQIVNIVKNIPNEKLSSLCDIGNNQQKTLGWLIQDYFDHMEHHIHNQIITKNDDI
- a CDS encoding MATE family efflux transporter is translated as MIQVVETHEGLKNQPVKKVFINYFFPSLFGLMLMSVNILADGVFIGNGVGSDGLAGVNLAIPLFSLIFSISLWIGIGGGTMYSVNIGEGEVAKARSVFSLATTSLMALILITGVIGYFNVKEIAYLLGANADTLSFTVEYLEVLFLLGWIIALQQLISIFVRNDGSPTLSMVALGMTAIVNIGLNYYMIFILELGVFGAALATVLASLIGLIVLLLHFFKKYTNLRKLSFQWSWKMLRRIFLIGFPSFFSEAGTLVFMAGYNLTIVGLLGTDGVAAFSVVNYLHGFLFLSFFGIESALQPMISYYHGAKEKGRIIESLKIGEKASFTLGLFLLIVGFVTAPILVSLFGLESEEVRKLAIQGIRLFFIGYVFLGFNFVYMTYFQSIGEIRKSTIIIFLRSFFFLLLLLWLLPKLIGIAGVWLAVPLAEILVALLLVFFTRKHVMMQTGQRNSSV
- a CDS encoding MutH/Sau3AI family endonuclease produces the protein MDREYKTIREVKERGEAAVGKMIKELVTQENVDKWYASPRNKGWLGNAIEKDWFGLANNSRPEADFNNLGVELKCAGLKFFRTENSWGAKERLVLNIFDFNEEHKRDFQNSSFLKKSKLVELMLYKYNPVDYLQFEGKEYPTYPDFLITHSILFNLKDLLDDDWAIIENDWNIIMNMIRQGRAEDISEGMTQYLGAVTKGSKTAENQTTQPFSDKKAHRRAFSLRPTYMKEITKRIVQGELKSSITYASYQSDYPELHKKIDAKQFDTEEHVIKNLSELKHKTFEQIILDQFKPFYNMDKKSLAEKFDVRIKKKNDKASSRLIAQKMFNLKGDLEKTDEFKKAGIAVKIITVASNQRKKASERRLTTQGFKLGSDVSFIKDISTLDWEDTRVYDYLSTTKFLLVVYEKTPEGEIFKGAKFWYMPENELMGTVKKTWELIKQALISGVELTFKCVKISAKNKKGYEIENNLPSQVSGPQILHIRPSAGESDYHESINSDLLPSPAIWQNRPEDMKDILTDNYMVKQALWLNKNYMYQQVKEFFE